One window from the genome of Balneola vulgaris DSM 17893 encodes:
- the ribD gene encoding bifunctional diaminohydroxyphosphoribosylaminopyrimidine deaminase/5-amino-6-(5-phosphoribosylamino)uracil reductase RibD, giving the protein MAEQAEQDKDWMREALQLAAKGKGAVSPNPLVGCVIVSADNELIGEGYHKKFGQAHAEVNAIKSVSSKKLLKGATAYVTLEPCSHYGKTPPCADMLAKLPLKRVVVAMKDPNPKVNGNGIRILKNAGIDITTGVLQEEAEKLNEFFIHHQTFGRPMVMLKIAQTVDGFLAAADGDSQWISGEKSRKLVHQWRSEYDAVLVGRTTAMADNPSLTVRHVKGRQPLRVVIDGPYELPRELNVFSDKHEEKTIVFTWNKEASKNDADPMMKVMSQNYFRGEVIQVSKLDGHVNLKEVFLHLGERGVTSVLVEGGQQLSSALLKQGLVDKLCVFIAPKLLGSGTRSVLSIGVNKMAEIYNLKEVEWSQCGDDMLLTGYL; this is encoded by the coding sequence ATGGCAGAGCAAGCAGAACAAGATAAAGATTGGATGCGGGAAGCCTTGCAGCTAGCCGCAAAAGGTAAAGGTGCCGTTTCGCCAAACCCTTTAGTAGGGTGTGTAATTGTTAGTGCAGATAATGAACTAATTGGCGAAGGATACCACAAGAAATTTGGGCAAGCTCATGCCGAAGTGAACGCCATAAAATCAGTCTCTAGTAAAAAACTACTGAAAGGTGCTACAGCTTATGTAACCCTAGAGCCCTGTTCGCACTACGGAAAAACCCCACCCTGCGCTGATATGCTTGCTAAACTACCGTTGAAGCGGGTAGTAGTGGCTATGAAAGACCCAAACCCAAAAGTAAACGGGAATGGAATTCGAATTCTAAAAAATGCTGGAATCGATATTACAACGGGTGTTCTGCAAGAAGAAGCCGAAAAATTGAATGAGTTTTTTATTCATCATCAAACATTTGGGCGGCCAATGGTGATGTTGAAAATAGCTCAAACAGTTGATGGGTTTTTAGCTGCAGCTGACGGTGATTCTCAATGGATTTCTGGCGAAAAATCTAGGAAATTAGTGCATCAATGGAGAAGTGAATATGATGCTGTTTTAGTAGGCCGAACTACAGCGATGGCTGATAACCCTTCCTTAACCGTGCGCCATGTTAAGGGGCGACAACCGCTCCGTGTGGTAATTGATGGGCCTTACGAACTCCCAAGAGAATTGAATGTGTTCTCGGATAAACATGAAGAGAAAACCATAGTTTTTACGTGGAATAAAGAAGCATCAAAAAATGACGCCGACCCAATGATGAAGGTGATGTCGCAGAATTACTTTAGAGGAGAAGTCATTCAGGTATCAAAGTTGGATGGGCATGTAAACCTAAAAGAAGTGTTTCTTCATTTAGGTGAACGAGGGGTTACCTCTGTGTTGGTAGAAGGCGGACAACAGTTAAGTTCAGCGCTATTAAAACAGGGACTGGTGGATAAGCTTTGTGTGTTTATAGCGCCTAAGCTATTAGGTAGTGGTACTCGATCGGTACTAAGCATCGGGGTGAACAAAATGGCTGAGATCTATAACTTGAAAGAAGTGGAATGGTCTCAATGCGGCGACGATATGTTATTAACAGGATATTTATAG
- a CDS encoding MlaD family protein, translating into MDSSKNILSNEVKIGLTVLAALIIAFIGFRIMRDEPLFRQPTVLYTKFDRVDALLPGNVVQIKGYKIGAVKSMEYLIDKDSTLVTLSITADIPITKGSKAILKKPGPLGAVTIEIEKSKSSEVIEWGSYIQGEIDGGIFETFSEKGEVLTDELTESVTGLNQFMQKLDSSMYREGEDPIGDILMNMKKSSEDVQLVIEKRRADIDAMIANMSSLTENFDDLSESKKEEIGEMISNLRSTSEELETLSKSLNQTTSTVNELLVKINSGEGTLGKMVNDESLYNNLDSLSFNLNELVKSIQKDPKKYLKHMRLVEVF; encoded by the coding sequence TTGGATTCATCAAAGAACATATTAAGCAACGAAGTCAAAATTGGCCTAACGGTATTGGCCGCATTAATCATTGCTTTTATAGGCTTCAGAATTATGCGCGACGAACCTTTATTTCGTCAACCAACTGTGTTATACACAAAATTTGATCGTGTAGACGCTCTGCTTCCAGGTAATGTGGTTCAGATTAAAGGCTATAAAATCGGTGCTGTTAAAAGCATGGAATATCTTATTGATAAAGATAGTACGCTCGTTACTCTTAGCATTACGGCTGATATACCCATTACCAAAGGTTCTAAAGCTATCTTAAAAAAGCCAGGACCTCTTGGTGCGGTTACTATAGAAATTGAGAAGTCTAAAAGTTCAGAAGTGATTGAATGGGGTTCATATATCCAAGGTGAGATTGATGGTGGTATCTTTGAAACCTTTTCAGAAAAAGGTGAAGTGCTTACGGATGAACTTACAGAATCGGTTACAGGCTTAAATCAGTTTATGCAAAAGCTCGATAGCTCCATGTACCGTGAAGGGGAAGACCCTATTGGTGATATTCTCATGAACATGAAAAAGAGTAGTGAAGATGTTCAACTCGTGATTGAAAAACGTAGAGCTGATATCGATGCAATGATTGCGAACATGAGCAGCTTAACCGAAAATTTTGATGATTTAAGTGAATCTAAGAAGGAAGAAATTGGTGAGATGATTTCGAACCTGCGTTCAACCAGTGAGGAGTTGGAAACGCTGAGTAAAAGCTTAAATCAAACTACATCTACTGTAAACGAACTTCTAGTTAAGATAAATAGCGGAGAAGGTACCTTAGGAAAAATGGTAAATGATGAGTCGCTCTATAATAATTTAGATAGCTTATCCTTTAATTTAAATGAGTTAGTAAAGAGCATTCAGAAGGATCCTAAGAAGTATCTTAAGCATATGCGTTTAGTTGAGGTGTTTTAA
- a CDS encoding putative LPS assembly protein LptD yields MLNSHFKRFGGILCCLCLTLLFGGSLLAQSGPDKVRTQDGADSPTTQPASAQKKSNVKDAVEYQSSDSLVIDFTEGRKAFLYGSARVSHSAGELTAGAIKMDLKKSEVEAAAASEQDTLSYPVLKRESDEIKSTNILFNYKTQKGRFESARVKVAEGHLIGSRVKNVSEDEVFIEDGIYSTCPPDYLYYYIKAKKMKVVDQEEIFFSNARLYILDIPYPLIFPFGYVPADLEKKRSGLLTPSYAFEAQSTRGIGLQNLGWFQYFNDYITGQISTDIFTSGSYYLSSNVQYANRDQYTGNIGIGYSQERGLEKTDPNFTTTVQKSLSLTHNQDFSPYASLNANINLRTADYFKRNSYDIDDRASTNSDSKLSYQYKHPENLFSFGISSQLNQNFSENTTNLRGPSANFSLKTLTPFQKGTGDAKWYETLSIRYANNLESKFEYDPIDADSAEVTFLEALFDPDKYEEATGNNDHYQYGVKQSVSAQVSQLAKNPFINLSGGISYNEYWVSATTQKTFNADSNRVETTQVPGFATARDFSTNLSFSTTFYGVSNAQIGKFQGFRHTVRPQLTYSYRPDFGKEHWGYYKTVPIDSAGNTRQYSIFEGQIFRGPGAGEQQSLNFSVRNVFETKIVERDTTGEVNEKKLKLIDNLSASLSYNFAADSLKLSQMNTSLSSSAISGLSLRANARFSFYDVDSSGIQINRFLIENGEKLAQLQSFSASASTSFKGGSRGIEVYTPVYRRIYDPYNQSRFHPIDPHFNDEPVTPFNSPWSVSLNFNYSWTYRFNQKPNKSATINAQNISFRLTPKWRFSTRLGYDFIQEELTPSQFNLTRNLECWDLSFQINPFGDNQYYFFSLRLNNAQIQSLFQKLPVLKNLERSSSPTGRRYRGGGGNRF; encoded by the coding sequence AGACGGTGCTGATTCGCCTACTACTCAACCTGCTTCAGCACAAAAAAAAAGCAATGTAAAAGATGCGGTTGAGTATCAATCGAGCGATTCACTTGTTATTGATTTTACTGAAGGCCGAAAAGCATTTTTATATGGTTCGGCAAGGGTCTCACATTCTGCCGGTGAGCTTACTGCGGGCGCTATTAAAATGGACCTCAAGAAAAGCGAAGTTGAAGCGGCGGCAGCATCCGAACAGGATACCTTATCTTACCCCGTATTAAAGCGTGAATCGGATGAAATAAAGAGCACGAATATCTTATTTAACTACAAAACTCAAAAAGGTCGGTTTGAATCGGCACGAGTGAAAGTAGCAGAAGGGCACCTGATTGGCTCGCGGGTTAAAAATGTAAGTGAAGATGAAGTATTTATTGAGGACGGCATCTACTCTACTTGCCCTCCTGATTACCTCTATTACTACATCAAAGCCAAAAAGATGAAGGTGGTAGACCAAGAAGAGATATTCTTCTCGAATGCTCGGCTTTATATTTTAGATATCCCTTACCCACTCATCTTCCCATTTGGATATGTACCTGCAGATCTTGAGAAGAAGAGGTCAGGACTTTTAACACCATCCTATGCATTTGAAGCACAATCAACGCGAGGGATTGGATTACAAAACTTAGGCTGGTTTCAATACTTCAACGATTACATTACTGGACAAATAAGCACGGATATATTTACTTCAGGCTCCTATTATTTATCTAGTAATGTTCAATATGCTAATAGAGATCAATACACAGGTAATATAGGAATTGGGTACTCCCAAGAACGTGGGCTAGAAAAAACCGATCCCAACTTTACCACTACGGTTCAAAAGAGCCTATCGCTAACACATAATCAAGATTTTTCGCCCTACGCTTCGCTAAATGCGAACATCAACCTAAGAACGGCGGATTATTTCAAGCGAAACTCATACGACATCGATGACCGTGCAAGTACGAACTCAGATTCAAAATTATCCTATCAGTATAAGCATCCTGAAAACCTATTCTCATTTGGTATTAGCTCTCAATTGAATCAAAATTTTAGTGAAAACACCACCAATTTACGTGGTCCTTCTGCAAATTTTAGCTTAAAGACGTTAACTCCTTTTCAGAAAGGAACTGGAGATGCTAAATGGTATGAAACCCTTTCTATTCGATACGCCAACAATCTAGAATCTAAATTCGAATACGATCCGATTGATGCCGATTCTGCTGAAGTTACTTTTCTAGAAGCTCTGTTTGATCCCGATAAGTACGAAGAAGCCACCGGAAACAACGATCATTATCAGTATGGTGTTAAGCAAAGTGTGAGTGCCCAAGTAAGTCAGCTTGCCAAAAATCCCTTTATAAACTTATCAGGGGGTATCAGTTATAATGAGTATTGGGTTTCAGCTACCACTCAAAAAACATTTAATGCCGATTCCAATAGAGTTGAAACTACCCAAGTACCGGGCTTTGCAACCGCACGTGATTTCAGTACTAATTTGTCATTTTCTACTACATTTTATGGGGTTAGCAATGCTCAAATCGGGAAATTTCAGGGGTTCAGGCATACGGTTCGGCCACAACTTACCTATAGTTATCGTCCAGACTTTGGCAAGGAACACTGGGGCTATTACAAAACGGTGCCTATAGATTCGGCGGGTAATACACGTCAATACTCCATTTTTGAAGGGCAAATTTTTAGAGGCCCTGGAGCTGGCGAACAACAGTCATTGAATTTTTCAGTTCGAAATGTCTTTGAAACCAAAATTGTAGAACGCGACACAACGGGTGAAGTAAATGAGAAAAAACTAAAACTGATTGACAACCTTTCAGCCAGCTTGTCTTATAATTTTGCAGCTGACAGCTTGAAGCTTAGTCAGATGAATACTTCATTATCTTCTAGTGCAATAAGTGGCCTTAGCTTACGTGCCAATGCTCGCTTCTCGTTTTATGATGTTGATTCTTCAGGTATTCAGATAAATCGCTTTTTGATTGAGAACGGGGAAAAATTAGCCCAACTACAAAGCTTTAGTGCATCAGCTTCTACATCGTTTAAAGGGGGAAGTCGTGGCATTGAAGTTTATACTCCTGTATATCGTAGAATCTATGATCCTTATAACCAATCCAGGTTCCACCCTATAGATCCGCACTTTAATGATGAACCTGTAACACCATTCAATTCACCGTGGAGTGTTTCCTTAAACTTTAATTATAGCTGGACCTATAGGTTTAATCAGAAGCCGAATAAATCCGCTACAATCAATGCCCAAAACATCTCGTTTAGGCTTACTCCAAAATGGAGATTCAGCACTCGACTGGGATATGATTTCATTCAAGAAGAACTAACGCCTTCGCAGTTCAACTTAACTCGTAATTTAGAGTGTTGGGATCTGTCTTTTCAAATCAATCCCTTTGGAGACAATCAGTATTACTTCTTCAGCTTAAGATTGAACAATGCACAAATTCAAAGTTTATTCCAGAAGTTACCTGTACTTAAGAATTTAGAACGAAGCTCTTCTCCAACCGGACGAAGATATCGTGGTGGGGGTGGAAACCGCTTTTAA
- a CDS encoding potassium channel family protein: MSSFKILNDNPGIKNIIIATAMMILIFSVGTMGYQFIEDMTWFEGLYMTFITISTIGFTEIHTLSIEGRVFTMSLFVFGIGVISYIASQTTQLLFESELFHKRAMQKRLQKMENHYIICGYGRIGHRIAEVLKDAGLPLVIVENREDSLDRVKQDQVLFIEGDAEDESVLLEAGIKKAKGLICTLSSDQDNVFTTLLARELNPNLFILVRTNENKNRSRVLRAGANKVISPYEIGADRMANVILRPHVDEFVNSITKYTLHDHTFDEVLIAKGSELDGKSLAEINVRNQHGVLIIAIIPQGESIKFNPDSSEHIYEGDSLILIGDLKQIDKFRTEVCNDNRSIAERTMNYEIKKSHD, translated from the coding sequence ATGAGTTCTTTCAAGATTTTAAATGACAACCCCGGTATAAAGAATATTATTATTGCTACCGCTATGATGATATTGATCTTTAGTGTAGGCACTATGGGGTATCAATTTATTGAAGACATGACATGGTTTGAAGGGCTTTATATGACCTTTATAACCATCTCAACCATCGGTTTTACTGAGATTCATACTCTTTCCATTGAAGGCAGAGTATTTACAATGTCACTCTTCGTATTTGGTATTGGTGTCATCTCATACATCGCTTCCCAAACAACACAATTACTATTTGAGAGCGAATTATTTCATAAACGCGCAATGCAAAAAAGACTTCAAAAAATGGAAAACCATTATATCATATGCGGCTACGGTAGAATTGGCCATCGAATTGCAGAAGTACTCAAAGATGCCGGACTACCTCTAGTAATTGTTGAAAACCGAGAAGATAGTTTAGACCGTGTTAAACAAGATCAGGTTTTATTTATAGAAGGCGATGCTGAAGATGAATCTGTGTTACTTGAAGCAGGCATCAAAAAAGCTAAAGGGTTGATTTGCACTCTCTCAAGTGATCAAGATAATGTGTTTACCACTCTGCTAGCTCGTGAACTGAATCCAAATTTATTCATCCTTGTACGAACCAATGAGAACAAAAACCGAAGCAGAGTACTTAGAGCTGGCGCAAATAAAGTAATCTCCCCTTATGAAATTGGGGCTGATCGAATGGCAAATGTGATCTTACGCCCTCACGTAGATGAATTTGTGAATTCCATTACAAAATACACTTTACACGATCACACGTTTGACGAGGTTTTAATTGCTAAAGGATCGGAATTAGACGGTAAATCTTTAGCTGAGATCAACGTCCGAAATCAACACGGAGTGCTCATTATAGCGATCATTCCTCAAGGTGAAAGTATAAAATTTAACCCCGATAGTTCTGAACATATCTATGAAGGAGATTCCTTAATTTTGATAGGTGATCTAAAGCAGATTGATAAGTTTAGAACTGAGGTTTGCAACGACAATCGTTCAATAGCTGAACGAACAATGAATTACGAAATTAAAAAATCCCATGATTAG
- a CDS encoding ABC transporter ATP-binding protein: MIEIKNLTKSFGDNLIWKDVSFTIEDGETLAVIGKSGCGKSVLLKHLNALLYPDSGDVIIDGQHIFDLSYSELRLIRQRFGILFQGAALFDSINTFENVAFPLRYFTNQTEEEIEKNVYEALSLVNLDGSGSKQTSELSGGMRKRVGLARAIILKPDYLLYDEPTSGLDPKTSDEINELIVDMADQLDITSIVITHDMHSVLSIAEKVAFLDDQKLSWFGTIDEMKNSEHPPLVEFTTASEYKIKA; encoded by the coding sequence ATGATAGAAATTAAAAATCTTACTAAGAGCTTTGGCGATAACCTAATATGGAAGGATGTTTCTTTTACCATCGAGGATGGGGAAACATTAGCCGTTATTGGTAAGTCGGGTTGTGGAAAATCGGTATTGCTCAAACACCTCAATGCGTTACTCTATCCTGATTCTGGTGATGTAATTATTGATGGGCAACATATATTCGATTTAAGTTATTCAGAACTCAGATTGATTCGCCAGCGATTTGGAATTCTCTTTCAAGGAGCTGCTTTATTCGATTCCATTAATACCTTTGAAAACGTTGCCTTCCCCCTTCGATATTTTACCAATCAGACTGAAGAAGAGATTGAGAAGAACGTGTATGAGGCATTGAGTCTTGTAAATCTGGATGGATCTGGAAGTAAACAAACTTCGGAATTATCAGGGGGCATGAGAAAGCGTGTTGGATTAGCTCGTGCCATTATCCTGAAACCAGATTATTTATTATATGATGAGCCAACCTCAGGGCTCGATCCTAAAACATCGGATGAAATTAACGAACTTATAGTTGATATGGCCGATCAATTGGATATAACTTCCATTGTTATCACCCACGATATGCACAGTGTGTTATCGATTGCTGAGAAAGTAGCATTTCTAGATGATCAGAAACTGAGTTGGTTTGGAACCATCGATGAAATGAAAAATAGTGAACACCCTCCACTGGTAGAATTTACGACCGCCAGTGAGTATAAAATTAAGGCATAG
- a CDS encoding riboflavin synthase, whose amino-acid sequence MFTGIVQEIGEVKAKRSLNGGGLEFDIRCSFASTCHEDESIAINGVCHTVTAFEDEFFTVQSVEETLRKTSIGDLEASSPVNLERSLTLQTGIEGHLVQGHVDTTGTIINIEEEKTGWLLTLEYPNEYENMIVGRGSITVEGISLTVAREEGNQFTLAIIPYTWEHTNLHHKKVGDKLNLEFDVIGKYVVKYLSKIGRDSL is encoded by the coding sequence ATGTTTACAGGAATTGTACAAGAAATTGGCGAAGTAAAAGCAAAGAGAAGCTTGAATGGTGGTGGTTTAGAATTTGATATCCGATGTAGTTTTGCTTCAACCTGCCATGAAGATGAAAGCATCGCAATAAACGGGGTATGCCACACCGTAACTGCTTTTGAAGATGAGTTCTTTACCGTACAAAGTGTAGAAGAAACTCTACGTAAGACATCTATTGGGGATTTAGAAGCGAGCTCGCCAGTGAATCTGGAACGTTCGTTAACCCTCCAAACAGGTATAGAAGGTCATCTTGTGCAAGGGCATGTAGATACTACCGGTACCATTATCAATATCGAAGAAGAGAAAACAGGCTGGCTTCTTACACTTGAATACCCCAATGAATATGAGAATATGATTGTGGGAAGAGGTAGTATTACCGTAGAGGGTATTAGCCTTACTGTGGCTCGGGAAGAAGGAAATCAGTTCACTTTGGCTATCATTCCATATACATGGGAGCACACAAACCTACATCATAAGAAAGTAGGCGACAAGCTAAACCTAGAGTTTGATGTAATTGGGAAGTATGTAGTTAAATACCTCTCAAAAATAGGTCGAGACTCACTGTAA
- a CDS encoding MlaE family ABC transporter permease yields the protein MEAIKQLGQYSLLLYRALRSVTEFSTYRKNLFNEFIKVGYESIPIIMLVGIFTGAVLTLQTAYQLDTDLYPPYIVGSIVSQSVIIELAAVISALVLAGKVGARISTELGTMRVSEQIDALESMGFNSVAFLVLPRVFAGILMFPVLYVIATSLGIIGGIMAGALDGILPAAEFMKGARSFFFPEDVVFGVLKSFVFGFVITSIASFKGYFAFGGAEGVGNATTQATVLSCIYILLADFVLAAILL from the coding sequence ATGGAAGCAATTAAACAATTAGGTCAGTACTCATTACTCCTTTACCGGGCATTACGTTCGGTTACTGAATTCAGTACATATCGGAAAAATTTATTCAATGAGTTCATAAAAGTTGGGTATGAGTCCATTCCTATCATAATGCTGGTTGGTATTTTTACTGGGGCCGTGCTAACGCTTCAAACCGCCTATCAGTTAGATACTGATCTATATCCTCCATACATCGTTGGTTCCATTGTTTCCCAATCTGTAATTATTGAGCTTGCCGCAGTAATTAGTGCATTAGTACTTGCGGGTAAAGTTGGAGCTAGAATTTCAACAGAGTTAGGCACCATGCGAGTGAGTGAGCAGATAGATGCCTTAGAATCTATGGGTTTTAACTCCGTAGCATTTTTGGTGCTACCTCGAGTATTTGCAGGAATATTGATGTTTCCTGTGTTGTATGTAATTGCCACTTCCTTAGGAATTATTGGCGGTATCATGGCCGGTGCACTAGATGGAATTTTGCCAGCTGCAGAATTCATGAAAGGAGCACGTTCATTTTTCTTCCCAGAAGATGTCGTTTTTGGAGTGCTTAAATCGTTCGTTTTTGGTTTTGTAATCACCTCCATTGCATCTTTTAAAGGGTATTTTGCGTTTGGTGGTGCTGAAGGTGTAGGGAACGCTACAACGCAAGCTACGGTATTAAGCTGTATCTATATATTATTGGCCGACTTTGTGTTAGCAGCCATATTACTATAA
- the porQ gene encoding type IX secretion system protein PorQ translates to MKEVKPLLLIILTFFLSSSLIAQSDRTAIYRFLDMSPNASIAGLGGYHPGLFEPDFSNMHLNPAYLHGSETGMVSATFINFFGDSKMGNTSYSLDLGTSHTLGVGLRFLGHGDFTSYDENGNELNSFSATDLAINAAYATTIIPNWTGGLSVDLIHSSYEQYTSSAFALTGGVLYTDTENHFSLGVVIRNLGTQFSTYNGTREPMPLDIAVGITKKPEAFPAELTVTLRKLNDWNLNGALTESSSSNAFNELMKHVVLGSKFQLSESFQFTLGYNHYLHELNKTNENFDFAGLHAGVGFTIKKLHFDISRSSYSSLGGVTHLSFKIAL, encoded by the coding sequence TTGAAAGAAGTTAAGCCTTTACTACTCATAATTCTTACGTTTTTCCTCAGCAGTTCACTAATAGCTCAGTCTGACAGAACCGCTATTTACCGCTTTTTGGATATGAGCCCCAATGCAAGTATCGCGGGTTTAGGTGGATATCATCCTGGTTTATTCGAACCAGATTTTTCGAATATGCACTTAAACCCTGCGTATCTCCATGGCTCCGAAACAGGTATGGTTTCCGCTACGTTCATTAATTTTTTTGGTGACTCCAAAATGGGAAACACTAGCTATTCCCTCGACTTAGGCACTTCTCATACTTTAGGAGTAGGCCTAAGGTTCCTTGGACACGGCGACTTTACATCTTATGACGAAAATGGCAATGAATTAAACTCCTTTTCCGCCACCGATCTAGCCATTAATGCGGCATACGCCACTACTATTATTCCGAATTGGACTGGAGGGCTAAGTGTTGATTTAATTCATTCTTCCTATGAACAATACACCTCGTCGGCTTTTGCCTTAACGGGAGGTGTACTTTATACCGATACAGAAAATCATTTTTCATTAGGTGTCGTAATTCGAAATTTAGGCACCCAATTTAGTACCTATAATGGCACCCGCGAGCCCATGCCTTTGGATATTGCTGTTGGTATCACCAAAAAACCTGAAGCATTCCCCGCCGAGCTCACAGTCACATTACGAAAGCTGAATGACTGGAATTTAAACGGCGCTTTAACTGAAAGCAGCTCTTCCAATGCATTCAATGAACTGATGAAGCATGTTGTGCTCGGGTCCAAATTTCAGCTCAGTGAATCCTTTCAATTTACACTCGGTTATAATCACTATCTTCATGAGTTAAATAAGACCAATGAAAACTTTGATTTTGCAGGCTTACACGCTGGTGTAGGTTTTACTATAAAAAAGCTACACTTCGATATCAGCAGAAGCTCTTACAGCTCTTTAGGTGGGGTAACCCACTTGAGCTTTAAAATTGCTCTATAA
- a CDS encoding SurA N-terminal domain-containing protein, giving the protein METLRSSTKYIVIVLIISFGLIWVLADVDFFGAMQAGPNKLGEVNGEDISLEEYQSRLQYYSNLYVQQSGGSMSPEITAIYERQVWDELVTSRLIEQKMDELGITVTDNELLDMVYGENPDPFIVQNFSRQDGSIDRAYIDQILTNPDFSQQAIAIDLQLRQKRRQEKLSNFITAGLQVTNQEIEEEYIKNNSFADVSYIRFPFSEIDESEITVSDKDLRDYYNANKEEYKQEESYRASYVTFSFLPTAEDTTEIIAEVEALRADFATAEDDSLFLVRRQSTTPYSAAYINKSDVRDEYKAVLEIEEGEVTEPFINAGQVSVIKKVDERRNDVKFVVYSQIIEALPSTIRKADSDARDFQLFATEETDFETEAENAGLEIKSSFATKDNPFISGLGSSQQVLSFLEKADEGDVSPVYELGSEFVVVKLDEKTEAGFRPFDEVKSQIENIVKLEKRKALTAEKVTNMLAGNADLAALATASGKEITEASGVAANAVVMPEAGREPKVIGAVFALEEGQTSKAITGSTGVFVVQVTSKSMASVENMDATTAEQIRQRLEQQKNQKFVSIWLEELKENADIVDNRKFFSQG; this is encoded by the coding sequence ATGGAAACGTTAAGAAGCAGCACCAAATACATTGTAATCGTATTGATCATCTCTTTTGGGTTGATTTGGGTGTTAGCTGATGTTGACTTTTTTGGGGCTATGCAAGCTGGACCAAATAAATTAGGGGAAGTGAATGGCGAAGACATTTCACTCGAAGAATATCAAAGCCGCTTGCAATACTATAGTAATTTATATGTTCAGCAATCTGGTGGCTCAATGTCGCCTGAGATTACGGCTATCTATGAGCGACAAGTTTGGGACGAACTTGTTACTTCTCGACTGATCGAGCAAAAAATGGATGAGCTTGGTATTACTGTTACTGATAATGAATTACTGGATATGGTATATGGTGAGAACCCAGACCCGTTCATCGTTCAGAATTTCAGTCGTCAAGATGGCTCTATCGATCGTGCATATATCGATCAGATTTTGACCAACCCTGACTTTTCACAGCAAGCCATTGCTATTGATCTTCAGTTACGCCAAAAAAGAAGACAAGAAAAGTTAAGCAACTTCATTACTGCTGGACTACAGGTTACCAATCAAGAAATTGAAGAAGAGTATATCAAGAACAACTCGTTCGCTGATGTATCTTACATTCGTTTCCCGTTCAGCGAGATTGATGAGTCTGAAATAACCGTATCTGACAAAGATCTTCGCGACTACTACAACGCAAACAAAGAAGAGTACAAGCAGGAAGAAAGCTACAGAGCTAGCTATGTTACTTTTAGCTTTTTACCTACAGCTGAAGATACTACTGAAATCATCGCTGAAGTTGAAGCTCTACGTGCCGACTTTGCAACTGCTGAAGATGATTCATTGTTCTTAGTTCGTCGCCAGTCTACTACTCCTTACTCTGCAGCCTACATCAACAAGAGTGATGTACGTGATGAGTATAAAGCGGTATTAGAGATTGAAGAAGGTGAAGTAACTGAGCCATTCATCAACGCAGGACAAGTAAGTGTTATCAAAAAAGTTGATGAGCGTAGAAATGACGTGAAGTTTGTTGTGTACTCTCAAATTATTGAAGCACTTCCTTCAACCATCAGAAAAGCAGATAGCGATGCAAGAGACTTCCAATTATTTGCTACCGAAGAAACAGATTTCGAAACAGAAGCTGAAAATGCAGGTCTAGAGATCAAGTCTTCTTTCGCTACAAAAGATAACCCATTCATTTCAGGATTAGGAAGTAGCCAACAAGTACTTTCATTCCTAGAAAAAGCTGACGAAGGCGATGTGTCTCCAGTGTATGAGTTAGGATCTGAGTTCGTTGTAGTAAAACTGGATGAAAAAACTGAAGCTGGTTTTAGACCATTCGACGAAGTTAAAAGCCAAATTGAAAACATCGTAAAGCTTGAAAAGCGTAAAGCATTAACCGCTGAGAAAGTAACGAACATGCTAGCTGGTAATGCAGACTTAGCCGCTTTAGCAACGGCAAGTGGAAAGGAAATAACGGAAGCAAGTGGTGTTGCAGCCAACGCTGTTGTAATGCCTGAAGCTGGACGTGAGCCTAAAGTTATTGGAGCTGTTTTCGCCTTAGAAGAAGGTCAAACTTCAAAAGCTATTACGGGTTCAACAGGTGTATTCGTTGTTCAAGTAACTTCGAAATCAATGGCCTCAGTTGAGAACATGGATGCTACAACAGCTGAGCAAATTCGCCAGCGTTTAGAGCAGCAGAAAAACCAAAAGTTTGTATCTATTTGGTTAGAAGAGTTAAAAGAAAATGCTGATATCGTTGATAACAGAAAGTTCTTTAGCCAAGGCTAA